CTCGACGATGGTGGCGGTGTGGTGGTGCAGGGCGGGGTCCAAGACGAAGAAGTAGCCCGACCACTTGGGGGTGTACTCGAAGGTGAACTTGATGAGGAGGAAGAGCAGGCCGCAGATGAGGGTGATCCAGAGGTTGAGCTTGGCGCGGCTGAACTGGGCGGTCTGGACGCAGTAGATGCTCGCGGCCATGGTGTAGCTGGAGACCAGCAGAACCACGGTGTTGAGGGCGCCCCAGCGCCAGTCGAGGGCGTGGGACCCTTCCATGAACGCGCCCGGGTAGAGGGAGCGGAAGATGAAGTAGGCGCAGAAGATGCCGCCGAAGAGCAGGACTTCGGTGGAGAGGAAGAGCCAGAAACCGAACTTGCAGGAGTCGAACTCCTCGGCGGCGGAGCGCCAGTGATGGCCGGGCATGTAGCGCTGCCAGTAGGGCCGGCTG
The nucleotide sequence above comes from Phycisphaerales bacterium. Encoded proteins:
- a CDS encoding cytochrome c oxidase subunit 3; translation: MTTLDTRDSRPYWQRYMPGHHWRSAAEEFDSCKFGFWLFLSTEVLLFGGIFCAYFIFRSLYPGAFMEGSHALDWRWGALNTVVLLVSSYTMAASIYCVQTAQFSRAKLNLWITLICGLLFLLIKFTFEYTPKWSGYFFVLDPALHHHTATIVEGKTALAGLFQYVEGYGGKRPGMLFDYPFANDPNMPLWWSVYYCGTAIHALHVIIGMVLIARVLKRVGQGYYGPTHYTMVEVSGLYWHLVDLIWIFLFPLLYLIH